A single Papilio machaon chromosome 12, ilPapMach1.1, whole genome shotgun sequence DNA region contains:
- the LOC106719091 gene encoding SNF-related serine/threonine-protein kinase, with protein sequence MNNCGSGVGAAVATGAGAYDTKIAGLYDLLDTLGSGHFAVVKLARHVFTGEKVAVKVIDKSKLDEVSKSHLFQEVRCMKLVQHPNVVRLYEVIDTQTKLYLILELGDGGDLYDYIMKHDSGLSESLARDYFRQIVRAISYCHRLHVVHRDLKPENVVFFEKLGVVKLTDFGFSNKYCPGQKLETSCGSLAYSAPEILLGDSYDAPAVDVWSLGVILYMLVCGQAPFQEANDSETLTMIMDCKYTIPPHISNSCKRLIGRMLVREPEKRATLSEIATDPWVTAGEGMAVEDFDAPLVTKEQLSEEDRTAILQRMVNGSIATKEHILESLEKNDYNHITATYYLLAERKLRAKRQAARAARRPEALGVPLGTSRGRSLLVPPPHHAAPRTPQDAPPRSRKCSIVREEEDDEEAGAVGAGAGAGAGRAAEVRRGSRSEGRLHLARPAQLADNLTKVNLDDGATVCVSETRRASATDGTPAPARVPPPAPPPARRQRLDCRRRRPRAGSCSSSDLSDDDSEKKKRAAEQTEAPHERARRDSHDDSSDSQERGGAAGAGGARQPAHPAHPAGGAPGGSSGAGGGSAGDARGGSTGGRRRRAARKESRLRESRSLNRIAEVEEAAAARWAGGGLVAMCGRPLLRLLAAARPAPTARRLHGLC encoded by the exons ATGAATAACTGTGGATCTGGAGTTGGGGCTGCAGTGGCCACAGGCGCTGGTGCTTACGACACGAAAATAGCTGGCTTGTACGATTTGCTTGATACTCTGGGTTCTGGACATTTTGCTGTTGTGAAATTAGCAAGACATGTTTTCACTGGTGAAAAAGTTGCTGTAAAAGTGATTGACAAAAGTAAATTAGATGAAGTCTCAAAATCCCATTTATTTCAAGAG gTTCGTTGTATGAAATTAGTACAACACCCCAATGTGGTGAGATTGTATGAAGTAATTGACACACAGACTAAACTATACCTAATATTAGAGTTAGGTGATGGAGGAGATTTATATGATTACATAATGAAACATGACTCAGGTCTGTCAGAATCTCTTGCTCGTGATTATTTTCGCCAAATCGTGCGTGCAATCTCATATTGTCATAg aTTACATGTTGTGCATCGTGATTTGAAACCGGAAAATGTGGTGTTCTTTGAAAAGTTAGGTGTAGTAAAGTTGACTGATTTTGgttttagtaacaaatattgtcCTGGACAAAAGTTAGAGACTTCATGTGGATCGTTGGCGTATTCGGCCCCTGAGATTTTATTAGGTGACTCGTATGATGCCCCCGCGGTTGACGTTTGGTCTCTAGGTGTAATTTTGTACATGTTAGTTTGTGGTCAAGCACCATTTCAAGAAGCAAACGATAGTGAAACACTTACAATGATCATGGATTGTAAATATACTATACCACCACATATATCAAACTCTTGTAAAAG GTTAATAGGAAGAATGCTAGTCAGGGAACCGGAGAAGCGGGCTACTCTGTCTGAGATAGCAACAGATCCGTGGGTGACCGCCGGGGAGGGCATGGCTGTGGAAGATTTTGATGCTCCCCTTGTTACAAAGGAACAGCTATCTGAAGAAGACCGTACAGCTATTTTACAGAGGATGGTTAACGGTTCTATCGCAACAAAAGAACATATATTGGAGTCTTTAGAAAAGAATGATTATAATCACATAACCGCCACTTACTATCTACTAGCGGAAAGAAAACTGCGAGCTAAAAG GCAAGCTGCgcgcgcggcgcggcggccgGAGGCGCTGGGCGTGCCGCTGGGGACCTCGCGTGGTCGCTCGCTGCTGGTGCCGCCGCCGCACCACGCAGCACCGCGCACACCGCAAGATGCGCCGCCG CGTTCCCGCAAGTGCAGCATCGTGCGCGAGGAGGAGGACGACGAGGAGGCGGGCGCGGTGGgtgcgggggcgggggcgggggcggggcgcgCGGCGGAGGTGCGACGCGGCAGTCGCTCCGAGGGGCGCCTGCACCTCGCACGTCCCGCGCAACTCGCAGACAACCTTACCAAG GTGAACTTGGACGACGGCGCAACTGTGTGCGTATCGGAGACGCGTCGCGCGAGCGCCACAGACGGCACGCCGGCGCCCGCGCGTGTACCGCCACCGGCACCACCGCCCGCACGGCGTCAGCGTCTCGACTGCCGCCGTCGTCGCCCGCGCGCCGGCTCCTGCTCCTCCTCGGACCTCTCCGACGACGACTCCGAGAAGAAGAAGCGCGCCGCAGAACAGACCGAGGCGCCGCACGAGCGCGCCCGTCGCGACTCGCACGACGACTCCAGCGACAGCCAGGAGCGCGgtggcgcggcgggcgcgggcggcgcACGGCAGCCCGCGCATCCCGCACATCCCGCCGGCGGCGCACCCGGCGGCTCTAGCGGCGCCGGCGGGGGCTCGGCGGGCGACGCGCGCGGCGGCTCCACCGGCGGGCGGCGCAGACGTGCAGCGCGCAAGGAGAGCAGACTGCGCGAGTCGCGCTCGCTGAACCGCATCGCGGAGGTGGaggaggcggcggcggcgcgctggGCGGGCGGCGGGCTGGTGGCGATGTGCGGCCGCCCGCTGCTGCGTCTGCTGGCCGCCGCGCGCCCCGCGCCCACCGCTCGCCGCCTGCACGGACTCTGCTAA
- the LOC106719110 gene encoding protein cornichon homolog 4 yields the protein MILAETLLFSLSLVDCGAILFLLVYFIITLSDLECDYLNAQECCDKLNYWLLPKYIGHSFLTFLLLLHGQVILFLLNLPMFIWLSFEYFTIPQGNLGAYDPAEIHNRGQLKKHMRDVMIYIGYYLIFFFIYLYCFILALLKGDPIRRGSEDLIVTEI from the coding sequence ATGATATTAGCTGAAACtttgttgttttctttgtCATTGGTCGATTGTGgtgctattttgtttttgttagtttattttatcatcacATTATCAGATTTAGAATGTGACTATCTAAATGCACAAGAATGTTGTGACAAGCTTAATTATTGGCTGTTGCCAAAATACATAGGGCATTCTTTCCTTACATTTTTGCTTTTGTTACATGgacaagtaattttatttttgttaaatttgccAATGTTTATTTGGCTATCTTtcgaatattttacaataccgCAAGGAAATCTTGGGGCTTATGATCCTGCGGAAATTCACAACCGTggccaattaaaaaaacatatgagagatgttatgatttatattgggtactatttgatttttttctttatctatctttattgttttatattggcTCTACTAAAAGGCGATCCAATTAGGCGTGGAAGTGAAGATTTAATTGTAACagaaatttaa
- the LOC106719109 gene encoding uncharacterized protein LOC106719109, producing MYSVSAENSVNTVYIGIDELCFDKDEIDSKDSCAKLELKDNITAYIEKRELIRNTEPLECDSALIEKVTSNYIIVKTIISNLCWQDKLVCKLVNSTWSSAVQALQKEHLCPEDFVVDLCSPAKGGGGKGWIKQSGTFRTEPLVIFTFANTAGMFFCCKCKVFSPRLCEEPCQKEHCLIDLINRQVNAPKNCMLTATANYLVYRPLPFTNTYVHSITHYTDTWNNPFLAGVYIPKIPNVGIKIINIRSQDGLKAEFYDVVEKLSQDNIIKGVVVYVTDKYLLNSIDDIVFLHYLKDVQPNVPYALGGCLVEDTMSDSKDIDNIIDKLNENADFISENLLSMCLFTVPKNITDNEYNFEMYSFVINSSEWKKPFIQQAITEFSNKVPRFEHSIALKLSCVGRDQKHVIEQDCFRDAFPDTPIAGCYGNGELGINHPTRVKAEPSSPAAKRHKDHSEPHHGLMYSYSTVFVYIGWGKMTSPKGPLRTSTV from the exons atgtattCAGTATCAGCTGAAAACTCTGTTAACACAGTGTACATTGGAATTGATGAACTGTGTTTTGATAAAGACGAAATAGACAGCAAAGACAGTTGTGCTAAATTAGAATTGAAAGATAACATTACAGCTTATATTGAGAAGAGAGAATTGATTAGAAATACTGAACCTTTAGAATGCGACAGTGCtttaatagaaaaagttaCATCTAACTACATTATTGTCAAGACgataataagtaacctatgttgGCAAGATAAACTTGTATGTAAGCTTGTAAATAGTACTTGGAGTTCAGCAGTGCAGGCATTACAGAAGGAACATTTGTGTCCGGAAGACTTTGTTGTTGACCTTTGCAGCCCAGCAAAGGGTGGTGGAGGTAAAGGATGGATCAAACAGTCGGGTACATTCCGCACGGAGCCCCTAGTTATCTTTACATTTGCGAATACAGCTGGTATGTTTTTCTGCTGCAAATGCAAGGTATTTTCCCCTAGGCTATGTGAAGAACCTTGTCAAAAGGAGCATTGCT tgatagatttaataaatcgTCAAGTTAATGCTCCGAAGAATTGCATGCTAACAGCGACAGCTAACTATTTAGTATACAGGCCTCTACCATTTACAAATACTTATGTACACTCAATAACTCATTATACGGACACCTGGAACAATCCATTCCTAGCTGGTGTATATATACCCAAGATACCTAATgtcggaataaaaataataaacattagaTCACAAGATGGCTTAAAGGCAGAGTTTTATGATGTTGTTGAGAAGTTATCTcaagataatataataaaaggtgTTGTAGTGTACGTCACTGACAAATACCTACTGAATTCAATTGATGATATTGTGTTTTTGCATTATCTTAAAGATGT GCAACCAAATGTACCATATGCACTTGGAGGCTGTCTTGTTGAAGATACAATGTCTGACAGCAAAGATATTGACAACATAATtgacaaattaaatgaaaacgcTGATTTTATAAGTGAAAATTTACTTTCTATGTGTTTATTCACCGTACCAAAGAATATCACTGATAATGAATATAACTTTGAAATGTACTCCTTTGTCATCAATTCGTCTGAATGGAAAAAACCATTTATACAACAAGCCATAACAGAG TTTTCTAATAAAGTACCCCGGTTCGAGCACAGCATCGCATTAAAACTGTCATGTGTTGGTCGCGATCAGAAGCACGTTATTGAGCAGGATTGCTTTCGTGATGCTTTCCCGGATACACCAATAGCCGGTTGCTATGGTAACGGTGAACTGGGCATCAATCATCCAACCAGAGTTAAAGCGGAGCCATCCTCTCCTGCTGCCAAGAGACATAAAGATCACTCGGAACCTCATCATGGACTCATGTATTCATATTCAacagtttttgtttatatcgGTTGGGGTAAAATGACCTCACCCAAAGGACCTCTACGTACTTCTACAGTTTAA